The window GCAGCTGGAGCTGCGCCGCCAGAAGCAGGTGCTGGCCGACCTGGTGCAGCAGCGCGACCAGATGCATGCCGAGCTGCTGGCCCAGAGCGAGACCCTGCGCGTGGCCGGGCAGATGGCCCGCATCGGCGGCTGGATCGTGGAGCTGCCCAGCCTGCAGCTGAACTGGTCGCAGGAGATTGCCACCGCCTTCGGCATCGCCAGCCGCATGGGTTCGGTAGGGCAGATCCTGGCGCTGTACCTGCCGCCCTACCGGGAGGCGATGCAGACGGCATTTGCCAACTGCATCCGCCACGGCACGCCGTTTGACGTGGAGGCCGAGCTCGTCACGCCGGGTGCGCAACATTTCTGGGTGCGCACCACCGGCCAGGCCGTGCGCAACAGCGAGGGCCGCATCGTGCGGGTGCAGGGTGCGTTCCAGGACATCTCGGCCCAGCACCAGGCCTGGCAGGCCCGCCGTGAAAGCGAAGAGCGCTTTCACCTGGTGTCGCGCGCCACGGCCGACGCGGTGTGGGACTGGAACCTGCACACCGATGCCATGTGGTGGAACGAGGGCATGCAAACCCTGTTCGGCGTGCCCCTGGACCAATTGCCGCCCGACAGCACTTCGTGGACCCTGCGGCTGCACCCCGACGACAGCGAAGCAGCGCTCGCAGGCATCCATGCTGCCATCGACGGCACCGCCAACCACTGGTCGGACGAATACCGTTTTCGCCGCCAGGACGGCAGCTACGCCTGGGTGATGGACCGGGGCTTTCTGATCCGCGACCTGCAAGGCAAGGCGGTGCGCATGGTGGGCGGCATGACCGACATCAGCGCCCAAAAGCTGGCCGACCTGGATGCCCAGCGCGACGCGCAGAACCATGCCGAGCTGCTGCAGGTGCAGCAGCGCATCTCGTCGCTGGACATGCCGCTGCCCGAAGTGCTGCAATTGGTAGCCAGCACGGTGCTGCGCCAGACGGAGGCCCGCGGTGCCATGGTGGAGCTGTTGCAAGGCCGCCAGCTGGTGGCGCAGGCCTCGGCCGGTGACCATGTGCGGCCCGTGGGCAACCTGCTGGCAGTGGACGAGAGCCTGCTGTGGCCCGCACTCAGCAAGGGCCAGACCGTGGTGTGCAACGACACCGAAGCCGAAGGCTGGGACATGGCTTCGATGCCCCACCGCCACGGCGTGCGGTCGGTGATGGCGGTGCCGCTGCGCAGTGGCGATGCCATCGTCGGGTCGCTCAAGGTCACCTCCGACAAGGTCAATGCGTTTTCGCGTCGCGATGTGGCGCACCTGGAGATCCTCACCGAGTCGCTGGGGGCCATGGTGCAGTTGCGGCACGTGGCGGGGCAGCTGCATGCGTCCGAGCAGCAGTACCGCATGCTGTTTGACGAACACCCGCACCCCATGTGGGTGTACGACTGTGAAACCCTGCGACTGCAGGCCGTGAACCGGTCGATGGAACGCGACTACGGCTACACCGAGGCCGAGCTGCTGACCCTGTCCATGACGGACCTGTGGCCCGCTGAGCGGCGCCAGAACATTGAAGCCAGCATCCGCTCGATCCCGATGGACCAGCGCAACGCGCCGGTCGTGAGCCGCCATGTCAAGAAGGACGGCAGCTTCATGGATGTCGAGATCACGGCAGGCAGCATCAGCTTCAACGGGCGCCCGGCCCGCCAGGTGCTGGCCACGGACGTGACCGAACGCCTGCGCACCGAGCGCGAGCTGGCGCGCATGGGCCGTGCCCAGCGCCTCCTGAGCGCGTGCAACGAAACCCTGGTGCGCGCCACGTCCGAAACCGCGCTGCTGCAGGCCATCTGCCGGATCGCGGTAGACATCGGCGGCTATCGCATGGGCTGGGTGGGACTGGCGCTGGACGATGAGCGCCGATCCATCCGGCCCGTGGCCCATGCAGGCTACAACCACAACTACCTGGAAAACCTGCACCTGAGCTGGTCTGCCGACGACCCCTACGGCCAGGGCCCGGCAGGCATCGCGGTGCGCACCGGCCAACCGGTGATCGTGCAGGACATCCGCACCGAAGGCAACTTTGCCGACTGGACCGAGCGCATGCTGGAGCATGGCTTTCACGGCGTGATCTGCCTGCCCTTGCGCGAACATGCGCGCGGCCACACGCCAGAGCGCAGCTTTGGCCTGCTGTACCTGTACGCGCCCGACGTGCTCCAGATCAGTCCCGAAGAAGCAGCACTGCTGCAAGAGCTGTCGAGCGACCTGGCCTTCGGCATCACCAGCCTGCGCGCGCACAAGGCGCAGCAGCGGCTGCAGGCCTCGGTACTCAAGGTGGCGGCCGCGGTGTCGGCCAGCACGGGCACCGAGTTCTTTGTGCAGCTGGTGCGCAACATGGCCGATGCCCTGGACGCCCAGGGGGGCTGTGTGGTGCGCCTGTTGCCACAGTCGCAGGGCCAGACCCCCCGGGTGGTCACGCTGGCCGCCGTGCTCGACGGCCAGATGCTGCCCCACGACGAATACGACCTGGCGGGCACGCCCAGCCTGTTGTTGATGTCCCAGCGCACCCATGTGGTGACCGACAAGGTGCAGCAGCTCTACCCCGAAGCCCCCATGCTGCGGTACGTAGGTGCTCAGGCCTATGTAGGCCAGCAACTGTGCAATGCCGATGGCGAGGTGGTGGGCATCGTGTTCGTGCTGTTCCGCCAGGCAATTGCCGACACAGACTTCATCACCTCCACGCTGCAGATCTTTGCCTCGCGGGCCTCGGCCGAGATCGAACGGCAGCTGGCTGACGCCCGCATCCGCCACCAGGCCTCGCTACTGGACAAGGCCCAGGACGCCATCCTGGTGCGCGACCTGGAGCACCGCATCATCTACTGGAACAAGAGCGCCGAGCGCCTGTATGGCTGGTCGCAGCTGCAGGCGCTGGGCCAGTCCATCGAGACGCTGCTGTACGAAGACCCCACGCACTTCCGCCACGCCACACAGGCGGTGCTGGAGCAGGGCGAGTGGACCGGCGAGATCGTGCAGCACCACCGCGACGGCAGCACCATCGAGGTGGAGGGCCGCTGGACGCTGGTGCGGGGCGACGACGGCCAGCCGCAGTCCATCCTGGCGATCAACACCGACATCCGCCAGCGCAAGGCCAGTGAGCGCGAGATCCAGCGCCTGGCGTTCTATGACGCACTCACCGGCCTGCCCAACCGCATGCTGCTGATGGACCGCATGCACCAGGCGCTGGCCACCGCGCAGCGGCGCCAGCAGGGCGGGGCGCTGCTGTTCATCGACCTCGACAACTTCAAGACCCTGAACGACACCCTGGGCCACGACCAGGGCGACCTGCTGCTGCAACAGGTGGCGCAGCGCCTGAACACCTGCGTGCGCAGCGTGGACACGGTGGCCCGGCTGGGCGGTGACGAGTTCGTGGTCATGCTGGAAGAACTCAGCCCCAAACCGCACGAGCTGGCGCTGCATGCCCGGGGCGTGGGCGAAAAGATCCTGGCCATGCTGGCCGTGCCCTACGCGCTGCAGGGCTACCAGTACCGCAGCACGCCCAGCATTGGCATTGCGCCCTTCACGGGGGAGCGCGCCACGGTGGGCGAGCTGCTCAAGCAGGCCGACCTGGCCATGTACCAGGCCAAGACAGCCGGGCGCAACACGCTGCGCTTTTTCGACCCCGACATGCAGGCCGTGGTGACGGCACGCGCCGGGCTGGAGGCCGACCTGCGCTCGGCACTGGTGCAAGAGGAATTCCTGCTTCACTTTCAGCCGCAGATCCACCAGTCCGGCCGCTGCGTGGGCGTGGAGGCGCTGGTGCGCTGGGCCCACCCGCAGCGGGGCATGGTGTCGCCGGCCCAGTTCATCCCGCTGGCCGAAGAAACGGGCCTCATCCTGCCGCTGGGCCGCTGGGTGCTGCACACCGCCTGCAAGCTGCTGGCCGACTGGCACAACGACCCCGCGCTGTCGCACCTGACCATGGCCGTCAACGTGAGTTCGCGCCAGTTCCGCCATGCCAGTTTTGTGGACGACGTGGCCCGCGTGCTGGCCATCACTGGTGCGCCATCGGCCCAGCTCAAGCTGGAGCTGACCGAAAGCCTGCTGGTGGAAGACATGGAGACCACCATCGCCACCATGACCGCGCTGCGGTCGTACGGCGTGGGCTTCTCGCTGGACGACTTTGGCACGGGGTATTCCAGCCTGAGCTACCTGAAGCGCATGCCGCTCGACCAGCTCAAGATCGACCAGAGCTTTGTGCGCGACCTGCTGACCGACCCCAACGACGCCGCGATTGTGGACACCATCATCGGCCTGTCGCGCAGCCTGGGGCTGGAAGTCATCGCGGAAGGGGTGGAAACCCCCGAGCAATGCGCGCTGCTGGCCCGCGCAGGCTGCCAGCTCTACCAGGGCTACCTCTTCAGCCGAGCGCTGTCTGTGGACGTTCTGGACGCCTTCCTGCGCACTTCGCAGGAATAGGGAAGGTTTAGGGCGGGGGCAAGGAAGGGTGGCGGCCTTTTTTGAGGGCCTTCAGCCTTCTGTCATCGCATCACAGGCTCCGGCCTGTTTTTTTCGCCTGCCTCCCCTCGCGGCCTCTCCACACCTTTCTGACCCTTGAGCAGACGGTTCAGGCGACGCGAAAGGGAGGTGAGGCGCACTGGTCAGCCCATCCGCCCACCTCGGCCGCTGCGACCCCTCGCTTGTTCTCTGTCTTCTTCTTATTTCTTTTATAAATACATAGTCGTAGTAGTAGAGGGCGGCCTTGTGTGTGGACAACTGCATTTTTGTCTGCGCTGGCGCGCACTTAGCCTGCCGCCAACCCTGTGCACCGGGCCCTGCTCCCGTTGTCTCACATGCGGGGACAACAGCGGCGCATCGCGCCTTTCTGTGGATAAACCCCTGGTTGTGCCAAAACTATCCCCAGTTTTACGCACCGGGCGCGCAGATGACAGAAATCTGGGTCAAATGAGTCAATAGTGCCGGTACTACATACCTCTTTTGCTCATGTATTTATAGCAATTCAACGGATAGGGGACGCATGGCTCCCTGTGCGGCCAGGGGTTGCAGGGTGCTGCCGCCTAGCCCATGTCCGCCCCGTGAAGGCCGTGGATAGGTTCCAGGAGGCCTTCTAGGGCCTCCTGGCCACCCGTTCTCCCCGTCAGGCAAGAGATGCCTGTCCTTTCCTCCGACGAACCCTTGCGGATACGCCAGCGCCCTCCAGCGTCTGACTGGCTGGGCTGGGCCGTCGCCGCCCTGGCTGTGTTGCGGGGCCATTGCTCGCAGGGATTCCCGCGCCCGCCTGGGACGCGTCAGAAGGGGTGATCTGGGCGCCGGGGTTGGGGTTCTGGTTATTCTTTAATAGCTTTATATATAAATAGCAGTAGTAGTAGAGCAGGCCTGTTTGTGTGGACAAGGGCTTTTTCTTCAATGCTGGCGCGCACTTGCGTCGCCGAAAAGCTTGTGGGGCGGCGCGCGCAAAGTGCGGGGCTCACTGACAACAACTTTCGGGCGACGGCTTTTTGTGTGGATAACTGCCTGGTTGTGCCAGAAATGTGCCCAAGGTTATCCACAGGTGCGTGGTGGTGCGGGCGGGCGGGTCTGAGCCCTGGCCAGGGGGGCTGTCAGGCTGCCATGACAAAAAACCCGGCGTTCTTTGCAGAGCGCCGGGTGAGCGGTGGGGGGTAAGAGCCTGTCGGGTGGGACTTTGCGGCCCACGGTGGGCAGGCTCTGGGGCAACCAGGCCGCAGATGGTCTGGTGGGGCGCCCTTACTTGGCCGGAGCGGGTGCCGGACGGCCTTCGCCCCCGCGCATGCCACCGTGCCCGTGGCGGCCATCGCCGCCCCGCATGCCATCCATGGGGCGGCCCCGGTGGGCCTGGGCATCAAAGGTTTTTTGCTGCTCGGGCGTCAGCGTGGCGTAGAAGGCCTTGGTGGCCTCTCCACGGCGGTCGGCTTCGGCGGCATGCTGGGCGCGCAGGGCGCGCATGCGGTCGATACGTTCGGGGGTGGTCAGCTTGTCCATGTCCTGGAGATCCAGGCGTGCGGGGCGTTCGCCGGGTTGCATGGCGGTGGTGAACGTGGTCCAGGCGGGTTCCTGGGCGGGGGTCAGCTTGAGCTGGGCTTTCAGGTCTGCCAGCCGCTTGGCATGGCGCTGTGCCATGTCGCCATGGTGGCGTTCGTGGCGGCCCTCGGCGGCCTTGGTGGGGGCTGCGGGCGATGCCGCAGGCGCGGCAGGGGGTTGCTGTGCCAGCACGGGCAACGCCATGGCGGCGAGCAGGGCGGTGGCGGCGAGACGGTGGGAAATGCGGGGGGAGAAACGGGAGGCCATGGTGAGAGTCCTTTCACGGTGGTGAGCTCGCTGCAACGACCGTTTCAGCGATTGGAGTCCAGTGTCCGCCGCCCACGTATCGCCACCGTGCGCGTTGGGTGAGGCTGTGTAAAGTTGCGGCGAACGCTTGCAAAGCATCCTCCAGAATCATTTGGAGCAAATAGCGGGCGATGCGCTGGTGCCATATGCCCTGTTTGCTATTGATTGTGTAGCGTTTTCAGTCCCCCAAGGGCTGTCCGTGCCCCGGCTGCCCGGCGCCGGGGTGGCGACCGCCGACAATGGCGGGTTCTGTGTCCGTGTCGTTGTTCGCAGCGACCCCAACCAAAGGTTTTCCGTGTTCAAGAACATGATCGTGTACCGCATTGCTCCGCAATGGCAGGTCGAGTTGACGCAAGTGGAAGAAGCGCTGGCCAAGGCCCCTTTCCAGGAATGTGGCGCTACGCAGGAGAAGTCGCTGGGCTGGGTGCCCCCCCGGGGTGAGCAACACGGCCCCCTGGTCGAATCGGTGGGCGGGCAGTGGATCCTGCGCTTCATGGTCGAGACCAAGGTGCTGCCCGGCAGCGTGCTGGCGCGCAAGGTCAAGGAAAAGGCCGAACGCATCGAAAAGGAAACCGGCCGCAAGCCCGGCAAGAAGGAAAGCAAGGAGCTCAAAGACGAAGCCAAGCTCGACCTGCTGCCCATGGCCTTCACCAAGCAGGGCTCGATGTGGATCTGGATCGACACGGCCTCGCGCCTCTTGGTGCTGGACACGTCCAGCCAGGGCCGCGCCGACGAAGTGGTGACCCTGCTGGTCGAATCGCTGCCCGGCCTGTCGGTATCGCTGCTCGACACCCAGACCAGCCCCCAGGCGGCCATGGCCCACTGGCTCAAGGAGCAGGAGCCGCCCGTGGGCTTCACGGTAGACCGTGAGTGCGAGCTGAAAAGCGCCAACGAAGAAAAAGCCGTGGTGCGCTACGCCCGCCACCCGCTCGACATCGAAGAGGTGCAGGCCCACATCGACGCCGGCAAGCTGCCCACCAAACTCGCCCTCACCTGGGACGACCGTGTGAGCTTCATGCTCACCGAGGGCTTGCAGATCAAGAAAGTGTCGTTCCTGGACACGGTGTTTGAAGGCACCAAGGCGGACGATGGCGGCTTTGACACCGACGTGGCGATTGCCACGGGCGAGCTGGTCAAGCTGATCCCGGACCTGATCGAGGCGTTGGGAGGGGAGTCGGAGAGTGGGGTGGCGGGTGCAGCGCAGGCAGTGGCCAGCGACAGGGCTGAAGCTGCTCCAGCGGCATCACAGCCACCGATGGCTGCAGCAGCACCCTCAGCCCCGGCGCGTAAAGTGGCTGGGGGTGGGGTGGTGACTGGTCCCCGCGAAGTGCCCGTCGATACCGACCCGGAATCGGCGCCGTTCTGACATCGTGGCCCGCCGGGCCACTGTGGCTTCAGCGGTCGCTGCTGCAGGCAGCGTCCACCAACGCCGCCAGCTCACGCACATAGGCATCTTCAATGCCCAGCACCTCGCACTGCTGCACCAGCTGCTCCAGATAGTCCCGGTTGCTGCCAATGCGCCCGCAGGCGGTGGCAATGGTGGCGGCCGTGGCCTGCAGGGTCAGGTCGCCCCGGTAATGGGGGTGGCCCGTGTTGGCCACCAGCACCAGCGCCTGCACCTCACCCTGGGGCGTTGGCAGGGGCAGCAGCTGCGGGCAGTAGGCGCCGGTGATCATTTCGCGCCGCCACAACATGCGGGATTCTGCGTCCACCAGCGAGGGCGGGATGCGGAATGCCAGGCCCTCGCAGTCCTGGGAGGTGGCGGGGTCCTGCGGCTCCGCGGTTCCCATGCGCTGCAAGGTCAGCACCAGGCCTGGGCAATCGGGTGTGCCCCGGCCGATGGAGGTACTCAGCGCAAAGCGGCGTGCAAAGCCGGGCAGGCGGGCGCGGCGCACTTCGTCAAAGTGAAAGCCTGGGTTCCACATCAGCGAGCCATAGGCAAACACCCACAGATCCTGCCGCTGCGCGGTGATGGTGGAAAGCACCTCGCGGCGGGATTGCTCGACCTCAATGTCCGGCAGGCGCCAGTGGGCGGGCAGGCCCTGGCAACGCGCCTGGGCGTCCCATTCGGCCAGCACCTCGTCGGTGAGGCGCAGGCCCGAGGCATGGGCAGGGGTCAGCCGGCCTTGCAGCTCGGGCAGGTGAAGGAAGGCGTTGTCGGGGGTCATGGGGGCAGTTCCGCGCGCTGGGGTGGGGCTTCAGGCGTCTCAACGCCGCGCCAAGTCAAACACCAGCACCTCAGCGTGGTGGCCATCGTGCAGGGTCAGCGTGTTCTCGCCGTCCAGCAGGGCGCCATCGCCACCAGACAGTGTGATGCCGTTGACCTGCAGCGCGCCCCGCGCCACGTGCACATAGGCCAGGCGTTCAGGGTTCAGCACTTTCGTGGCGGTTTCGCTGCCGTCTAGAAAGCCCGCCCAGATGGAGGCATCGGCATTCATGCTGACCGAGCCGTCCTCACCCTTGCGAGAAGCTATGCGAACGAGGCGGCCCCGGCGGTCTGCGGGCGGGAAGTGTTTTTGCGCGTAGCTGGGGCGGATGCCTGTGAACAGGGGCTTGATCCAGATCTGCAGGAAGTGGGTGGGCTGGTTGGGTAGCGCATTGAACTCGCTGTGCCGCACGCCCCAACCGGCGCTCATGCGCTGCACATCGCCCGGATGCAGGATACCGCTGGGGGCTTCCGCCGAATCAGCCCCTGGCGCCCCCGGGGCCGCTGGGCCGCCAGGTTGTTGGCCAGTGCTTTCGTGCAGGTTGTCCTGGTGGGCGAGGGCGCCTTCGAGCACATAGCTCACGATCTCCATGTCGCGGTGCCCGTGCGTGCCAAAGCCTTTGCCAGGCGCCACGGTGTCGTCGTTGAGTACCAGCAGGTTGCCATGGCCCTGGTGGCGCAGGTCAAAGTAGTCGCCAAATGAAAAGCTGTGGGCGCTGTGCAGCCAGCCGGTGGAGGACCGGCCCCGTTCGGAGGAGGGGCGGACGGTGATCATGGGGATGTGTCTTTCGCGCACCCAGCGGGCTGCACTGCACACACTGTAGACGGCCGGAGCGCCGGGAAAAACCCGGGCTTGTCAAACGGAGTGTTCTGGAATCGGGACCAATGCCTGCGCAGGACGGCCGTGGCGCAACGGGGAATGAGAAAAGGACGGGGTGTCGGACTAGCGCCCCCCAAACTGCGGGCTCTGGCGCTGGTGAAACGCTTCCACCCCTGCACGGAAGTCCTCGGTGCCCGCACAGTGCACAAAGGCGTCTTTTTCAGCGGCCAGCTGCTCGGGCAGGGTGTGGTCCATCGACGCGCGCATCAGGCGCTTCATGGCGCCGTAGGCCAGCGTCGGACCATTGGCCAGGCGCTGGGCGAGGGCGGCGGTGGCGCTGTCCAGTTCAGCAGCGGGCACCACGCGGTTGACGAGGCCCAGGCGCAGCGCGTCGTCGGCTGTGAAGGCCTCGCCCAGCAACGCAATCTCCAGCGCCTGGCGCACGCCCACGATGCGTGGCAGCGCCCACGAGGCACCCACGTCGCAGCTGGTGCCCAAATTGATGTAGGCCAGGTTGAAGCGCGTGCCTTCGGCGGCGATCACGTAGTCGGCCATCAGCACCAGGCTCAGGCCCGCACCGGCGGCCGCGCCGTGCACCTGGGCGATGACCGGCGCGTTCATCTGCGCGAGCAGCAGCAGGGCCTGGTTCAGCGACGTGAGGATGTCGATGGCGCCCTGCACTGGGTCGGCGCGCAGCGTGGCCAGGTCGCCCCCGGCCATGAAGCCCCGGCCGTTGCCACACAGCACCACGGCGCGTACACCGGGGTCGGCAGCGATGGACTGCACGGTGGCGAGGAAGGCGTTGGCCATGGGCACGTCGATGGCGTTGAGTGCCTCGGGCCGGTTGAAGCGCAGCGTGGCGATGGCGCCGTTGCGCTCCAGCAGCAGGGGTGGCTGTGGGGTGGGCGCGGACGGTGCGGTAGTGGCTGCTGCAGGGTCTGTGGCGGTATTTTTCATGTCCAATCCGCTTCAAGCGCTAGTAGATATTGCGCTATCAGCTCCTGTTTTGATAGTGAATAGGTCCCAATGCGCTAAGCCCAGGGCTATTGGTACAGCGCCTCGATCTCGGCCGCATAGGTCTTGTAGATACTGGATCGGCGCACCTTCATCGTCGCGGTCACCTCGCCGTCGTCGTGGTCCAGCTCCTTGGTGAGCAGGTGGAACTTGCGGATCTGCGAGACCTGCGCGAGGCGCTGGTTGCCCTGGTTGATTTCGGCGTCGATGAGGCCGCGCACCTCGGGGTGCTCCACCAGCGAGCGGTAGTGCGTGAACGGTATGCGCCGCGCCTCGGCCCACTTGCCCACCGTCTCGTAGTCGATCATCACCAGCGCGCCCACAAACTTGCGCGCCTCGGCCACGATGATGCATTCCTTGATGAAGGGGCTGCCCTTCATCGTGTTCTCGATTTCGGACG of the Acidovorax sp. 107 genome contains:
- a CDS encoding EAL domain-containing protein; translated protein: MPPAQATAEAARLQALQSYAILDTPAEDSFDQLATLAARVCQCPMAVVNFVDRDRQWFKAAVGVPFKETERAIAFCAHALSGSREPMVVNDTHKHPVFAHNPLVTQDPHVRFYACVPLVTPEGQALGTLAVLDSIPRHIEAEQLEGLRILAEQAMVQLELRRQKQVLADLVQQRDQMHAELLAQSETLRVAGQMARIGGWIVELPSLQLNWSQEIATAFGIASRMGSVGQILALYLPPYREAMQTAFANCIRHGTPFDVEAELVTPGAQHFWVRTTGQAVRNSEGRIVRVQGAFQDISAQHQAWQARRESEERFHLVSRATADAVWDWNLHTDAMWWNEGMQTLFGVPLDQLPPDSTSWTLRLHPDDSEAALAGIHAAIDGTANHWSDEYRFRRQDGSYAWVMDRGFLIRDLQGKAVRMVGGMTDISAQKLADLDAQRDAQNHAELLQVQQRISSLDMPLPEVLQLVASTVLRQTEARGAMVELLQGRQLVAQASAGDHVRPVGNLLAVDESLLWPALSKGQTVVCNDTEAEGWDMASMPHRHGVRSVMAVPLRSGDAIVGSLKVTSDKVNAFSRRDVAHLEILTESLGAMVQLRHVAGQLHASEQQYRMLFDEHPHPMWVYDCETLRLQAVNRSMERDYGYTEAELLTLSMTDLWPAERRQNIEASIRSIPMDQRNAPVVSRHVKKDGSFMDVEITAGSISFNGRPARQVLATDVTERLRTERELARMGRAQRLLSACNETLVRATSETALLQAICRIAVDIGGYRMGWVGLALDDERRSIRPVAHAGYNHNYLENLHLSWSADDPYGQGPAGIAVRTGQPVIVQDIRTEGNFADWTERMLEHGFHGVICLPLREHARGHTPERSFGLLYLYAPDVLQISPEEAALLQELSSDLAFGITSLRAHKAQQRLQASVLKVAAAVSASTGTEFFVQLVRNMADALDAQGGCVVRLLPQSQGQTPRVVTLAAVLDGQMLPHDEYDLAGTPSLLLMSQRTHVVTDKVQQLYPEAPMLRYVGAQAYVGQQLCNADGEVVGIVFVLFRQAIADTDFITSTLQIFASRASAEIERQLADARIRHQASLLDKAQDAILVRDLEHRIIYWNKSAERLYGWSQLQALGQSIETLLYEDPTHFRHATQAVLEQGEWTGEIVQHHRDGSTIEVEGRWTLVRGDDGQPQSILAINTDIRQRKASEREIQRLAFYDALTGLPNRMLLMDRMHQALATAQRRQQGGALLFIDLDNFKTLNDTLGHDQGDLLLQQVAQRLNTCVRSVDTVARLGGDEFVVMLEELSPKPHELALHARGVGEKILAMLAVPYALQGYQYRSTPSIGIAPFTGERATVGELLKQADLAMYQAKTAGRNTLRFFDPDMQAVVTARAGLEADLRSALVQEEFLLHFQPQIHQSGRCVGVEALVRWAHPQRGMVSPAQFIPLAEETGLILPLGRWVLHTACKLLADWHNDPALSHLTMAVNVSSRQFRHASFVDDVARVLAITGAPSAQLKLELTESLLVEDMETTIATMTALRSYGVGFSLDDFGTGYSSLSYLKRMPLDQLKIDQSFVRDLLTDPNDAAIVDTIIGLSRSLGLEVIAEGVETPEQCALLARAGCQLYQGYLFSRALSVDVLDAFLRTSQE
- a CDS encoding Spy/CpxP family protein refolding chaperone — protein: MASRFSPRISHRLAATALLAAMALPVLAQQPPAAPAASPAAPTKAAEGRHERHHGDMAQRHAKRLADLKAQLKLTPAQEPAWTTFTTAMQPGERPARLDLQDMDKLTTPERIDRMRALRAQHAAEADRRGEATKAFYATLTPEQQKTFDAQAHRGRPMDGMRGGDGRHGHGGMRGGEGRPAPAPAK
- a CDS encoding recombination-associated protein RdgC, whose translation is MFKNMIVYRIAPQWQVELTQVEEALAKAPFQECGATQEKSLGWVPPRGEQHGPLVESVGGQWILRFMVETKVLPGSVLARKVKEKAERIEKETGRKPGKKESKELKDEAKLDLLPMAFTKQGSMWIWIDTASRLLVLDTSSQGRADEVVTLLVESLPGLSVSLLDTQTSPQAAMAHWLKEQEPPVGFTVDRECELKSANEEKAVVRYARHPLDIEEVQAHIDAGKLPTKLALTWDDRVSFMLTEGLQIKKVSFLDTVFEGTKADDGGFDTDVAIATGELVKLIPDLIEALGGESESGVAGAAQAVASDRAEAAPAASQPPMAAAAPSAPARKVAGGGVVTGPREVPVDTDPESAPF
- a CDS encoding gamma-glutamylcyclotransferase, with translation MTPDNAFLHLPELQGRLTPAHASGLRLTDEVLAEWDAQARCQGLPAHWRLPDIEVEQSRREVLSTITAQRQDLWVFAYGSLMWNPGFHFDEVRRARLPGFARRFALSTSIGRGTPDCPGLVLTLQRMGTAEPQDPATSQDCEGLAFRIPPSLVDAESRMLWRREMITGAYCPQLLPLPTPQGEVQALVLVANTGHPHYRGDLTLQATAATIATACGRIGSNRDYLEQLVQQCEVLGIEDAYVRELAALVDAACSSDR
- a CDS encoding pirin family protein; the encoded protein is MITVRPSSERGRSSTGWLHSAHSFSFGDYFDLRHQGHGNLLVLNDDTVAPGKGFGTHGHRDMEIVSYVLEGALAHQDNLHESTGQQPGGPAAPGAPGADSAEAPSGILHPGDVQRMSAGWGVRHSEFNALPNQPTHFLQIWIKPLFTGIRPSYAQKHFPPADRRGRLVRIASRKGEDGSVSMNADASIWAGFLDGSETATKVLNPERLAYVHVARGALQVNGITLSGGDGALLDGENTLTLHDGHHAEVLVFDLARR
- a CDS encoding enoyl-CoA hydratase/isomerase family protein, with protein sequence MKNTATDPAAATTAPSAPTPQPPLLLERNGAIATLRFNRPEALNAIDVPMANAFLATVQSIAADPGVRAVVLCGNGRGFMAGGDLATLRADPVQGAIDILTSLNQALLLLAQMNAPVIAQVHGAAAGAGLSLVLMADYVIAAEGTRFNLAYINLGTSCDVGASWALPRIVGVRQALEIALLGEAFTADDALRLGLVNRVVPAAELDSATAALAQRLANGPTLAYGAMKRLMRASMDHTLPEQLAAEKDAFVHCAGTEDFRAGVEAFHQRQSPQFGGR